Part of the Roseobacter litoralis Och 149 genome, GAAATCGCGCCGCCAGAACCGCCTGTGCACTGCGCCGCGACGCAGCCCCCAACAGCGGCATTTCATGCCAGATCAGTCGCACAGGCGCGCCAGCGTCCCGGCGCTCCATCAAGCGCTGTTCAAGCACTTTGCAATAGGGGCAGTTGAAATCACTGAAAATAGCGATTGGCACGACATCGGGCTGCCAGCCCTCTGGCCCGAAAAGAGCCAGACAGGGCGATGCCGCCCGTTCGGGTGATGGCGCGACGTTCGTTGAGCCCTGCGCATCAAGGCCGAAAAACGGATCAATGCCCCCGGATATGCTGCCGCCAGTGATCCGGCGAAACCCGGCAAACCCGGGCAGCGGTTCGAATTCGAAATCGGCCGGGATACGCCGCAGTATCGGTGGAATAGCAACGGCAACGGCGACGATGCCGCCCACGACGAGCACATCACGACGGCGCACTATGCGCCCGCCAGACCTGCCTCTGCCGCGATCTGTTTGCGGGATTTGCGCGCGCGCTCGGTTGCAGACTTCAACTGCCCGCAGGCCGCCATGATGTCTTCACCGCGCGGCGTTCGGATCGGCGATGCATACCCGGCCTTGTAGATGATATCGGCAAAGGCCCGGATGCGATTGTTGGAGGAGCGTTTGTAGGGCGCGCCGGGCCATTCGTTGAAAGGGATCAGGTTGATCTTGGCGGGAATGCCCTCAATCAGTTTGACGAGGCGGCGGGCGTCTTCGTCGCTGTCATTGACGCCGTGCAGCATCACATATTCAAAGGTGATCCGTTCCGAATTGGACACTTTTGGATAGACCCGTAAGGCCTCCAAAAGCACCTCGATGTTCCAGCGTTTGTTGATCGGGACCAACTTGTCACGCACGTCATCGGTCGTTGCATGAAAGCTGATGGCCAGTTGGCAGCCGATTTCAACAGCGGTGCGCGCGATTTCCGGCACGACACCGGATGTGGACAGGGTAATGCGCCGCCGGGAAAGTTGAATACCCTCCGGGTCCATCGCGATTTTCATCGCATCGCGGACGTTTTCAAAATTATAAAGCGGCTCGCCCATGCCCATCAGGACGATGTTGCTCAGCAGGCGCGTTTCGTCTTTGGGCGCACCGATTTCCGGCCACTCGCCCAGATCATCCCGCGCGATGATCACCTGACCGATGATTTCGGCGGCGGTGAGGTTGCGCACCAGCTTTTGCGTGCCTGTATGGCAGAACGAACAGGTCAGCGTGCACCCCACCTGACTGGAGACACACAAGGTGCCGCGCCCGTCTTCGGGAATATAGACGACCTCAACCTCGTGACCGCCGGCGATGCGCACAAGGTATTTGCGCGTGCCGTCCTCGCTGACCTGACGGGTGACGACCTCCGGGACTTCGACGACGAATTTTTCCTTGAGTTCCGCGCGATAGGCCTTGGACAGGTTGGTCATCAGATCAAAGTCGCGCACGCCCCATTGATAGATCCATTGCCAGATTTGCCCCACACGCATCTTTGCCTGCTTTTCGGGCGTGCCCTCGGCAATCAACACGTCGCGCATGGCTGCACGGGTCAACCCAACCAGATTGACGGGACCGTCCGGCAATTTGCGCGGAATGGTGTGGACATCTTGCGTGATGGGCGCGTTGGCGGACATAAGAACGACTCTCAAATGGCTGAATGCCGCTCTATATAGGGTTTTCCAAACAGATCAAAACAAAAAGCCCCACCCGCGGGCAGGGCGATGCCTCACATGCACTCAGTGTCAGCCCGCGCAGCGTTTTTCGGCGTCTTCGGTTGCCGCCGTAAACCCGAGCAGCGAGAACGTGTCCTTGGTGGTTGTCCCCCGGCTGGAAATCCCGGTCACAACCGCGTCTGCCCCACGTTTCATGGCCGCCACGATCTTGGCATCATCCGCCGCACTTGCCGGCCATGCCCAATCGCCATCGGTAAACAGGGAATACTCAGTGCCACTGATCGCCATCGTTACCTGACTGCCGTCCCGGAACGGATAACCGCCGGTAAAGGCCACCTGACCATTGGCATTGGCCGAGGGGTGGAAAGAGACCATCAGCAATATGTCGCCCCGGGTGGCCGCAACAACACGCCCCTCGCGGGTATTTACCGTCTCCGTCGGGACAGAAACGCTCCAGCATTCTTTTGGATCGTTTTCTACAAAAACGCTCCAGTCGGTCTCGGCGGCGACCCGGTTGCTGCTCACGTCTTGCGCAGCGGCGTATGATCCGATGAGCAGCGTTGCACTGGCCAACCCCAGAAAACTCTTGGTAATTCGCATGTTTTACAGCCTCCAGCTGTGCTAACCTCAATCTGTCCTTCTGTTACGGCGGGTCTTTTTTACACCACTCTTTACAACAGACGACCTTGTTTCTCGATAAAAGTAACAGTAGCGCAATCTTGACAGTAGGCGAAAGCCTGATTGGCAAGAATTCGCTAAAACGTGAGGAAAAAAATGTCACAACCGGTTCCAATGGTCGAAATCTGGCGCGGTCCGTTTCTGGAGAGTATGCACACAGGCCATGCGGTGATCTGTGACGGAGCAGGCGAAATCATCGATGCCTGGGGCGATCCGGATCAGGTGATGTTGTCGCGCAGCTCATCGAAAATGATTCAAGCGCTACCATTGGTTGAGTCTGGTGCCGCAGATGCCATGGGCCTTACATCGCAACATCTGGCGCTGGCCTGTTCGTCGCATGAGGGCGCCCCCATGCACACGCAGCGCGTCCGCGCATGGCTATCGACGCTTGATCTGACAGATGATGCACTGCGCTGCGGGTCGCATATGCCCTACGATCAGACGACGCATGATCAGATGCTCATTGCGGCTGAGAAGCCGTGCCAGTTCCACAACAATTGCTCTGGTAAGCATACCGGCTTTTTGACGCTGTCCAAACACCTCGGTGGCAATGCGGAGTATCTCGAAACAGATCACCCGGTGCAAAAGGCTGTGTTGGAGGCGTTTGAAAGGGTCACATCCGAAACATCGCCCGGCTTTGGCATCGACGGGTGTTCGGCTCCGAATTTTGCGGGCACTTTGCACGGGATGGCCCGCGCGATGTCACGCTTTGCAGCCAGCCCAGAGGACAGTGCCGAGGCGCGCCTGCACCGGGCCATGCGGCTGCATCCTGAACTGGTGGCGGGTGAAAATTGCGCCTGTACGGATTTAATGCGGGCGACCGACGGCAAAGCAGTTGTCAAAACCGGGGCCGAAGGATTCTTCAACGTGATTATACCGGAACAGAAGGTCGGCATCGCGCTGAAGATCACCGATGGGACGACGCGCGCGTCCGAATGTGCGATTGCGGCGATTTTGGTCAAACTGGGCGTTCTGGCGGCAGATCACCCCGCGACGATGAAATATGTGAATGCCCCCATTCTGAACCGCAGGGGGCTCACCACAGGCTATATGCGCGCCGCACCCGCGCTGCTGTAGCAGGCCATTATGCCGGGTGCACGAAGTCGCCTTCGCCATAGCCTTGCAGATACAATAATGCGGTCAGATCACCGTGATTGATGCGGATATCACATTGGGCGGCAACGCTTGGCTTGGCATGCAGGGCGACACCGGTGCCCGCAGCTTTCAGCATGCCCAGATCATTCGCACCGTCCCCAACCGCAAGTACGTCGCTTGTTGAGATGCCCAGACGCTGCGTGATTTCATTCAACGCATCGACTTTGGCTTGCTGGCCCAGAATGGGCGTGCCGACCTCTCCGGTGAGGGTGTCGTTTTTGGTAAGCAACGTATTGGCACGGTTTTCGTCAAAGCCGAGCTTGCTGGCGACCGACTGAGTGAAGGCCGTGAAGCCACCGGACACCAGCGCGGCATGCGCGCCATTGGCCTTCATCGTCGACAAAAGCACTGGACCGCCCGGCATCAGAGTGATGCGCGATGACAGCACATGATCAATGGTTGCAAGCGGCAACCCCTTGAGAAGGCCGACGCGTTCCCGCAGGGCGGCATCGAAATCCAGCTCGCCATTCATGGCCCGTGCCGTGATCCCTTTGACATGCTCCCCGACGCCAGCCTCGTCAGCAAGTTCGTCGATGCATTCCTGCTGGATCATTGTGCTGTCCATGTCAGCCAACAGCATTTTCTTGCGCCGCCCTGTCGCAGATTGTGCGACCAGGTCAACCCCCAGCGCCTGCACTTCAGCCCAGACCTCCCAGAGGTTTACCGGCTTTTGTGCAACCTCAAATTCGGCGGCACCGCGCGGTGACAACCACGTAATATCCCCACCGCCCCACGCATTTCGCAAGGCATCAACCAAAGCGAGGTCAAGCATCTCAGGCTTTGCAATGAGGGTGATTGAAAACATATGCGTGGCATCCCATCGGATAGAAGTATGGGACGAAGTACACAGCTGCGCCCCTGCTCTGCAACCTCGGAACGCCTGATTTTTCGCAGGATGTATCATGGTCGACCATCTTGGATGGGCGCTCTTGGCTACTCGCAGAGTGGCACAGCCAGACTGACGGCGTAAGCGCAGGGCCTGAGTGTTGCACGGTTTCGGCGTGTTTCCGATTGTGAACAGGCGGGCCGCCAAAACCGCAGATTCACGCGATATCTTTCCAGAAGCGGGTTGTGCCAGCCGGCCGCGTGAATTATCCGCATCCGTGGGACACCCTTCCCCAACGAAGGGTCCAAGTCATTTTTATATTTCCTTTTAATTACAGTTACTTGTTTGATTTATTGCTTGGGCTTGTGTCTATTTTGTGCCAAAAAGCACATCTATGACGGTCGGATCATCCATCGCATGAGCATAAAATTTCATAACTGTTCCTACGTCTTTCCAGCCACCGCGTACCGCAACAGTCTTTGGGTCTATCCCTGCCTGCAGCATCGAAGTTGTAAATCCGTGGCGGCAACAGTGGGGCGATAGCTTTTCGATACCCGCTCGCTCAATGACGTTATTCCAGACCTGCCCCACGCTTTCGCCAGAGGCATACTGGAACACCAGACTGTCAAGTTTGCGGTTTGAAGGAATGTTCGCCAATGCCGCGATGACTGGCGGCGACAGGTGCGCGACGCGTTGGTCATCGATTTTGGTTTGATTGATCACTGCCTTCTTTTGAAAGAGCTCAACGGGGACTGTTGCATTAATCAACTTGCTTGGCCACGGTTAAGCTTTTGAGGTTAGCCATGCCACGCGAATCGCCCTTCAAGTACCACCGCTTTCCACGCGAAATCATTCTTTGTGCGGTGCGCTGGTACCTGCGCTATGCTCTGCCTTATCAAGATGTCGTCGATTTGCTCGCAGAGCGCGGGATCCACGCTGATCGTTCGACCGTCTATCGCTGGGTTCATAAGTTTGCTCCGGAGATCACCAAAAGAACCGAAAAACACTTGCGCCGGGCCAGTGTCGAATGGCATGTCGATGAAACCTATATCCGCGTTGGTGGCAAATGGCGCTACCTATGGCATGCCATCGACGCAAACGGGCAGATGATCGACTTCCGTTTGACCGCGCGGAGGGATGCCAAGGCAGCTAAGGCCTTTCTTAACAAAGCGATTGAGCGTGTACGGCTCCATCGTCCGGTCATCATCGTGACAGACAAAGCCCCGACCTATCGCCGCGTCATCCGAGAGATCAACCACCGCTACGATCCGCATTTTGACAGTACCCGACACATCGACCGAAAGTGGCGCAATAACCTCATTGAGAGCGATCATGCGGCGATGAAGCGGATCCTTGGATATCGTCAGAGCTTTCGATCTTTACGATCGGCAAAGGCAACCTTGAGCGGTATAGAAACTATCCGAACGATC contains:
- a CDS encoding DsbA family protein, producing MRRRDVLVVGGIVAVAVAIPPILRRIPADFEFEPLPGFAGFRRITGGSISGGIDPFFGLDAQGSTNVAPSPERAASPCLALFGPEGWQPDVVPIAIFSDFNCPYCKVLEQRLMERRDAGAPVRLIWHEMPLLGAASRRSAQAVLAARFLDAEEAGRAYLSQRFLRPGPAALQTMADALDLPPDAFTQEVSGPRVARALATSMDLGRRLGIPGTPGTMVGRTLVIGAINDADLTKLIEIERSQPQTVCA
- the rlmN gene encoding 23S rRNA (adenine(2503)-C(2))-methyltransferase RlmN; this translates as MSANAPITQDVHTIPRKLPDGPVNLVGLTRAAMRDVLIAEGTPEKQAKMRVGQIWQWIYQWGVRDFDLMTNLSKAYRAELKEKFVVEVPEVVTRQVSEDGTRKYLVRIAGGHEVEVVYIPEDGRGTLCVSSQVGCTLTCSFCHTGTQKLVRNLTAAEIIGQVIIARDDLGEWPEIGAPKDETRLLSNIVLMGMGEPLYNFENVRDAMKIAMDPEGIQLSRRRITLSTSGVVPEIARTAVEIGCQLAISFHATTDDVRDKLVPINKRWNIEVLLEALRVYPKVSNSERITFEYVMLHGVNDSDEDARRLVKLIEGIPAKINLIPFNEWPGAPYKRSSNNRIRAFADIIYKAGYASPIRTPRGEDIMAACGQLKSATERARKSRKQIAAEAGLAGA
- a CDS encoding invasion associated locus B family protein, encoding MRITKSFLGLASATLLIGSYAAAQDVSSNRVAAETDWSVFVENDPKECWSVSVPTETVNTREGRVVAATRGDILLMVSFHPSANANGQVAFTGGYPFRDGSQVTMAISGTEYSLFTDGDWAWPASAADDAKIVAAMKRGADAVVTGISSRGTTTKDTFSLLGFTAATEDAEKRCAG
- a CDS encoding asparaginase gives rise to the protein MSQPVPMVEIWRGPFLESMHTGHAVICDGAGEIIDAWGDPDQVMLSRSSSKMIQALPLVESGAADAMGLTSQHLALACSSHEGAPMHTQRVRAWLSTLDLTDDALRCGSHMPYDQTTHDQMLIAAEKPCQFHNNCSGKHTGFLTLSKHLGGNAEYLETDHPVQKAVLEAFERVTSETSPGFGIDGCSAPNFAGTLHGMARAMSRFAASPEDSAEARLHRAMRLHPELVAGENCACTDLMRATDGKAVVKTGAEGFFNVIIPEQKVGIALKITDGTTRASECAIAAILVKLGVLAADHPATMKYVNAPILNRRGLTTGYMRAAPALL
- the serB gene encoding phosphoserine phosphatase SerB, which produces MFSITLIAKPEMLDLALVDALRNAWGGGDITWLSPRGAAEFEVAQKPVNLWEVWAEVQALGVDLVAQSATGRRKKMLLADMDSTMIQQECIDELADEAGVGEHVKGITARAMNGELDFDAALRERVGLLKGLPLATIDHVLSSRITLMPGGPVLLSTMKANGAHAALVSGGFTAFTQSVASKLGFDENRANTLLTKNDTLTGEVGTPILGQQAKVDALNEITQRLGISTSDVLAVGDGANDLGMLKAAGTGVALHAKPSVAAQCDIRINHGDLTALLYLQGYGEGDFVHPA
- a CDS encoding tyrosine-type recombinase/integrase; amino-acid sequence: MINATVPVELFQKKAVINQTKIDDQRVAHLSPPVIAALANIPSNRKLDSLVFQYASGESVGQVWNNVIERAGIEKLSPHCCRHGFTTSMLQAGIDPKTVAVRGGWKDVGTVMKFYAHAMDDPTVIDVLFGTK
- a CDS encoding IS6 family transposase produces the protein MPRESPFKYHRFPREIILCAVRWYLRYALPYQDVVDLLAERGIHADRSTVYRWVHKFAPEITKRTEKHLRRASVEWHVDETYIRVGGKWRYLWHAIDANGQMIDFRLTARRDAKAAKAFLNKAIERVRLHRPVIIVTDKAPTYRRVIREINHRYDPHFDSTRHIDRKWRNNLIESDHAAMKRILGYRQSFRSLRSAKATLSGIETIRTIKRGHIQHRQPGVLGEIAFIDALFYGSA